A stretch of Spodoptera frugiperda isolate SF20-4 chromosome 6, AGI-APGP_CSIRO_Sfru_2.0, whole genome shotgun sequence DNA encodes these proteins:
- the LOC118267791 gene encoding uncharacterized protein LOC118267791 isoform X2: MRRPDDGRRNIIQGNRARFAGPFQTAVIDNLDEKYSSAVLWAIGIGFSNILIGSVLMVTYLYSVQTGNLHAVTFSMAYNFFAAEAILSLSFVNGWATPIRSMHRKYVHIFLQLCTITTAASGMIIVARNKELQSTAHSASGLLTLLFTLFSSLTGPFALRPVIRRGHCIHMTCGILCFCSSVICLCTGLWKEDFQRWTGQNVIYMLNFFITFYTSLILITTIIKFVNKG; encoded by the exons ATGCGAAGACCTGATGATGGTCGTAGGAATATAATACAAGGCAATAGAGCTAGGTTTGCTGGCCCGTTTCAAACTGCTGTGATTGACAATTTAGATGAGAAATATAGTAGTGCTGTATTGTGGGCAATTGGAATTGGCTTCTCTAATATACTGATAGGTTCTGTTCTTATGGTTACATACCTGTATTCCGTTCAGACAGGAAACTTGCATGCAGTTACATTTAGTATGGCA TATAACTTCTTTGCGGCAGAAGCTATATTAAGCCTGAGTTTTGTAAATGGATGGGCCACACCAATTAGGTCGATGCATCGAAAATATGTTCATATATTTCTTCAATTATGTACAATTACTACAGCAGCAAGTGGAATGATCATAGTGGCAAGGAATAAGGAATTGCAGAGCACTGCACATTCAGCATCAG GGCTGTTAACATTGCTGTTCACTTTGTTCAGTTCGTTAACTGGACCATTCGCTCTGAGGCCAGTCATCAGAAGAGGTCATTGTATACACATGACTTGTGGGATTCTTTGCTTCTGCAGTTCTGTCATATGTCTATGCACGGGACTATGGAAAGAAGACTTCCAACGGTGGACGGGACAAAATGTAATCTACATGTTAAActtttttatcacattttataCCTCACTTATCTTAAtaactacaataataaaatttgtaaacaaaGGCTAA
- the LOC118267804 gene encoding uncharacterized protein LOC118267804: protein MDAESGPSTQQKPGRMDTKTYYFTTFNSSMNIICHTLIGIVVGVVVVYALTLPSGKTKDHIILCVVGYQLLMAQAILSLSPHNGWSAHLKLVDKKRAHWILQTVGSVLAIAGSFLKISDKNVHWNTKHGIFSLVALVFTVISLVNGLTSLYAYEFRRFLPSTLSKLTHICAGSVAFAAACVSLCYGMDKGMFSNWLGGNIANILIGFSAFFTFLIIAQPLITFYNKLKNL, encoded by the exons ATGGATGCCGAAAGTGGACCTTCTACTCAGCAAAAGCCAGGACGCATGGatactaaaacatattattttacgaCTTTTAATAGTTCTATGAACATTATATGCCATACTTTAATAGGTATTGTGGTTGGTGTAGTCGTGGTCTATGCGTTAACTTTACCAAGTGGGAAAACTAAGGATCACATCATATTATGCGTCGTTGGg taCCAACTGTTGATGGCCCAAGCCATTTTGAGTCTGTCCCCCCACAATGGGTGGTCTGCCCACCTGAAGCTTGTGGACAAGAAGCGTGCCCACTGGATCCTGCAAACCGTGGGCTCTGTACTGGCCATTGCAGGCAGTTTCCTTAAAATCTCTGACAAGAACGTCCATTGGAATACAAAGCATGGAATCTTTT CCTTGGTCGCCCTGGTCTTCACAGTGATAAGTCTCGTCAACGGGCTGACGTCACTATATGCTTACGAGTTCCGACGATTCCTGCCCTCAACTCTTTCGAAGCTGACTCACATTTGTGCCGGCTCAGTAGCCTTCGCGGCTGCATGCGTCAGCCTCTGTTACGGCATGGACAAGGGCATGTTCTCAAACTGGCTCGGCGGCAACATAGCCAACATCCTCATCGGATTCAGCGCTTTCTTCACCTTCCTCATCATCGCGCAACCATTGATTACCTTCTACAACAAACTAaagaatttgtaa
- the LOC118267573 gene encoding uncharacterized protein LOC118267573, protein MPAITEENDILKTILFSFNVFVHMLVGIMMGVPMLYAVLQNFQTDEADSEAIMHHILICVPAYQVLASQALLSLCPYNTWSSPLRKTNKIRAHWVLHLAAYVMGVAGSVIIMSSKKKHFQTPHGRLGLVCLTITPVTMLTGLLTLLAHPMRRFYPVKINKLVHVLIGMACYVCSTAAVCHGFNKEGFRDWMNERVTNGFIAFTSIVTSIVLFNPLLTVFRLIYKILNRDCQ, encoded by the exons ATGCCGGCTATAACAGAAGAGAATGATATCTtgaaaactatattattttctttcaacgtGTTTGTGCATATGTTGGTAGGAATCATGATGGGTGTGCCTATGCTGTATGCAGTGCTCCAGAATTTCCAGACTGATGAAGCAGACTCGGAGGCTATAATGCATCATATCCTGATCTGTGTACCAGCG TACCAAGTTCTGGCATCACAAGCGCTGCTCAGCTTATGTCCTTACAACACCTGGTCTTCACCACTCAGGAAGACCAACAAGATACGAGCACATTGGGTCCTACATTTGGCCGCCTATGTTATGGGAGTCGCTGGCAGCGTGATCATCATGTCCTCGAAGAAAAAGCACTTTCAAACTCCACATGGACGACTAG GTCTGGTGTGCCTCACCATAACCCCAGTGACGATGCTGACTGGACTACTAACTCTATTGGCTCATCCAATGCGAAGGTTCTATCCAGTCAAGATTAACAAGCTGGTACACGTCCTAATCGGGATGGCTTGCTATGTCTGCTCCACAGCTGCTGTCTGCCACGGATTCAACAAAGAAGGCTTCAGAGACTGGATGAACGAACGAGTCACTAACGGTTTTATTGCCTTCACTAGCATCGTCACCTCCATTGTGCTCTTTAACCCTTTGCTCACAGTGTTCAGGttgatttataaaattttgaataGAGATTGTCAGTGA